One window of Saccharopolyspora phatthalungensis genomic DNA carries:
- a CDS encoding bifunctional DNA primase/polymerase gives MHRSADRWRNTFPGIPAHPAGLTSSRIELRVQAIGFASRGWPVLPGTYPEGDHWTGRRGGQDNGPMPTHRDWQDRLGTNPDEVTSWWTDRPYSLLVATGITVDAIEADADLGRRAASVLRALGFPVPIVATPDGRWYFLTASGGRLYPELAEHGEIRLHGNGSWVPMPPTAYPRGAVHWRVKPEVCAWHLPTPEFVQDAFCTGLDILDNNSPENVAELLAAGR, from the coding sequence ATGCATCGGTCGGCGGACAGGTGGCGGAACACCTTCCCCGGCATCCCGGCCCACCCGGCCGGGCTGACCAGCAGCCGGATCGAACTACGTGTGCAGGCAATCGGATTCGCCTCGCGCGGTTGGCCGGTGCTACCCGGAACCTACCCGGAAGGAGACCACTGGACCGGCCGTCGCGGAGGGCAGGACAACGGCCCGATGCCGACGCATCGCGACTGGCAGGACCGGCTCGGCACCAATCCGGATGAGGTCACATCCTGGTGGACCGACCGCCCGTACAGCCTGCTGGTCGCCACCGGAATCACGGTCGACGCGATCGAGGCGGACGCGGATCTCGGACGCCGGGCCGCATCGGTGTTGCGCGCACTCGGCTTCCCGGTGCCCATCGTGGCAACCCCCGACGGTCGCTGGTACTTCCTGACCGCCAGCGGCGGACGGCTCTACCCCGAACTGGCCGAGCATGGCGAAATCCGCTTGCATGGCAACGGGAGCTGGGTTCCCATGCCTCCGACGGCGTATCCGCGAGGCGCGGTGCACTGGCGGGTCAAACCGGAGGTGTGCGCCTGGCATCTGCCAACTCCGGAGTTCGTGCAGGACGCGTTCTGCACGGGGCTCGACATCCTTGACAACAACAGTCCCGAGAACGTGGCGGAACTTCTCGCAGCAGGCAGGTGA
- a CDS encoding Rv3654c family TadE-like protein: protein MNGDRGAATVLSAALSMALLALLWFVLQLGAVTIARHHAEGAADLAALAAAAYAPHGQQLACERANQVATGMRVEIAECRMDGWDARVEVRAGLPAFVLGGQRVGARARAGPTEE, encoded by the coding sequence ATGAACGGCGATCGAGGCGCGGCGACCGTGCTTTCAGCGGCACTCTCGATGGCCCTGCTCGCCCTGCTGTGGTTCGTGCTTCAGCTGGGCGCGGTCACCATCGCCCGCCACCATGCCGAAGGTGCGGCAGATCTCGCTGCGCTGGCCGCCGCCGCGTATGCGCCCCACGGCCAGCAGCTCGCGTGCGAGCGGGCGAACCAGGTCGCGACCGGGATGCGCGTCGAGATCGCGGAGTGCCGGATGGACGGTTGGGACGCCCGAGTGGAGGTGCGGGCCGGCCTTCCTGCTTTCGTCCTCGGCGGGCAGCGGGTCGGCGCCCGGGCTCGCGCGGGACCGACCGAGGAATGA
- a CDS encoding TadE family type IV pilus minor pilin — protein MAKVVPASPGAGTTGGDAGAVTVEAALGICSVIAVFALILSGTGALISYLRCTDAAVEAARLVARGDRARADEAVGRIAPGGAALSVLVEGDQVSTEVSTSFPGEFLPGRWLRARAVAVLEPGAEGQVTR, from the coding sequence ATGGCCAAGGTGGTTCCGGCGTCGCCAGGCGCCGGAACGACCGGCGGCGATGCCGGTGCGGTGACGGTCGAGGCGGCGTTGGGCATCTGTTCGGTGATCGCGGTGTTCGCGTTGATCCTGAGCGGGACGGGTGCTCTGATCAGCTATCTCCGGTGCACGGATGCGGCGGTCGAGGCCGCGCGGCTGGTGGCACGCGGCGACCGGGCCCGGGCGGACGAGGCGGTCGGCCGTATCGCCCCGGGCGGTGCGGCGCTGTCCGTGCTCGTCGAGGGCGATCAGGTCAGCACCGAGGTGAGCACCTCTTTCCCCGGCGAGTTCCTGCCCGGCCGCTGGCTTCGCGCGCGGGCAGTGGCGGTGCTGGAACCGGGCGCGGAGGGGCAGGTGACGCGATGA
- a CDS encoding DUF4244 domain-containing protein translates to MSTRSWMAVSRLRALLHGDGGMSTAEYAMGTVAAVAFASLLYDIVTGDSIKDALAALITRGLEGGGI, encoded by the coding sequence ATGAGTACCCGATCATGGATGGCGGTGAGTCGGCTCCGCGCGCTGTTGCACGGCGACGGCGGGATGTCCACGGCCGAATACGCGATGGGCACTGTGGCGGCGGTGGCGTTCGCCTCGCTGCTCTACGACATCGTGACCGGTGATTCGATCAAGGACGCGCTCGCTGCGCTCATCACGCGTGGACTCGAGGGCGGCGGTATCTGA
- a CDS encoding type II secretion system F family protein, translating to MIELLLAAVALLLLPMSPARARLRALGPRPQGRSRRRTSIVVWALPLAAGAIAVQVLGMVGGISIGLATAFAARRWSALAGRRRDRTDPLVLAAGWDLLAAGMRAGLPVPVIVRAVADELTGAARRTLREVADHLALGSDAVTGWEPALRNPDTAELARAARRTARTGSALADVAADIAIQARAVVAEQAQARAQRATVWISVPLGLCFLPAFLCLGVLPVVVGMVHRIAVLW from the coding sequence GTGATCGAACTGCTGCTGGCTGCGGTGGCGCTGTTGCTCCTCCCGATGAGCCCGGCACGAGCGAGATTACGGGCGCTAGGACCGCGTCCGCAGGGCAGGAGTCGGCGCAGAACGTCCATTGTGGTCTGGGCGCTGCCGTTGGCCGCTGGGGCGATCGCGGTGCAGGTGCTCGGAATGGTCGGCGGGATCTCGATCGGCCTGGCCACCGCCTTCGCCGCGCGCCGGTGGTCCGCGCTGGCCGGCCGAAGACGCGACCGGACCGATCCGCTGGTGTTGGCCGCCGGCTGGGACCTGCTGGCGGCCGGGATGCGGGCCGGGCTGCCGGTGCCGGTGATCGTGCGGGCGGTCGCCGACGAACTCACCGGTGCGGCCCGCCGAACGCTGCGCGAGGTCGCCGACCACCTCGCGCTCGGCTCGGACGCGGTGACCGGCTGGGAACCGGCCCTGCGGAACCCGGACACCGCGGAACTCGCGCGTGCTGCCCGGCGGACAGCGCGCACCGGTAGCGCCCTGGCGGACGTGGCCGCCGACATCGCCATCCAGGCGAGAGCCGTGGTCGCTGAGCAGGCCCAAGCGCGTGCCCAACGAGCAACGGTGTGGATCTCGGTGCCGCTGGGCCTGTGTTTCTTGCCCGCGTTCCTGTGCCTCGGGGTGCTGCCCGTGGTGGTCGGCATGGTGCACCGCATCGCGGTGCTCTGGTGA
- a CDS encoding type II secretion system F family protein, whose amino-acid sequence MLIHPLVVLAAALLCWPEIRARDRLLAAPVPVPVRPFQRGARLLAIPAVAGAGLVVAGPGGLCAGIALSLVGLKYWRSQRDWRDRLSRADELTAGMRLLVAQLRAGAHPAAAAEGAAAEAGPVVGGVFGDMAATVRLGGDVATALEAHEGTAELREPLCRMARAWALAERHGVALADLLDAVRRDIERRTAFRRDVEAKMAGPRSTAAVLTGLPVFGLLFGEAVGSAPIAVLTGGLLGQLLLLAGVALLCAGVGWTLRLTRAVVQP is encoded by the coding sequence GTGCTGATCCATCCGCTGGTCGTATTGGCTGCGGCATTGTTGTGCTGGCCGGAGATCAGGGCCCGCGATCGGCTCCTCGCCGCGCCGGTGCCGGTTCCCGTTCGCCCGTTCCAGCGTGGAGCGCGGTTGCTGGCGATTCCGGCCGTGGCGGGGGCGGGCTTGGTCGTCGCTGGCCCAGGTGGCTTATGTGCGGGCATTGCGCTGTCACTGGTTGGCCTGAAGTACTGGCGATCGCAGCGGGACTGGCGAGACCGGCTGAGCCGGGCCGATGAGCTGACCGCCGGGATGCGACTGCTGGTGGCGCAGCTGCGGGCCGGTGCCCATCCGGCCGCTGCGGCCGAGGGCGCGGCAGCCGAGGCCGGACCGGTGGTCGGAGGCGTGTTCGGGGACATGGCCGCCACCGTCCGGCTCGGCGGTGACGTCGCGACGGCTCTCGAAGCGCACGAAGGGACCGCCGAGCTACGCGAACCGCTTTGCCGAATGGCCAGAGCCTGGGCATTGGCGGAGCGGCATGGCGTCGCATTGGCCGACTTGCTGGACGCGGTTCGCCGCGATATCGAGCGGCGCACCGCGTTCCGGCGAGACGTCGAGGCGAAGATGGCAGGCCCGCGCTCGACCGCTGCGGTGCTCACCGGGCTGCCGGTATTCGGGCTGCTGTTCGGCGAAGCAGTCGGTTCGGCCCCGATCGCCGTGCTCACCGGTGGGCTGCTCGGGCAGCTGCTCCTGCTCGCCGGGGTCGCACTGCTCTGCGCCGGGGTCGGCTGGACATTGCGCTTGACCAGGGCGGTGGTGCAACCGTGA
- a CDS encoding TadA family conjugal transfer-associated ATPase, which yields MDGALLERVRNRLVGNGATLTSAAVASAVREESGGLVADADVLAALRLVQQEFRGAGVLEPLLRDPAVSDVLVTAPNKVWVDRGDGLQRAAARFADEDAVRRLAQRLAVASGRRLDDAQPWVDAWLPQESASGPVRLHAVLPPVAGEGTCISLRVLRPAAHDLDALRTSGSFDGPIATVLREIVATRLAFLVVGGTASGKTTLLAAMLGEVAESERIVCVEEAAELYPRHPHVVRLLTRPANVEGAGEIQVRDLVRQALRMRPDRLIVGEVRGGEVRELLAALNTGHDGGGGTLHANSPQEVPARMEALAALGGLSRAALHSQLAAAVQVVLHVRRSALRGRHLAGIGVLNRSGDQVQVLPAWQSDDGWGPGRDALAALLASRGGALPC from the coding sequence ATCGATGGTGCGTTGCTGGAGCGGGTGCGCAACCGGCTGGTCGGCAACGGCGCCACCTTGACCTCGGCCGCCGTCGCGTCTGCGGTGCGGGAGGAGTCGGGTGGGCTGGTCGCCGACGCCGATGTGCTGGCCGCACTTCGGCTGGTGCAGCAGGAATTCCGCGGCGCCGGCGTGTTGGAGCCGCTGCTGCGCGATCCGGCTGTCTCCGACGTGCTGGTCACCGCGCCGAACAAGGTGTGGGTCGACCGGGGCGACGGGCTACAGCGCGCGGCGGCGCGCTTCGCCGACGAGGATGCGGTGCGCCGCCTCGCGCAACGGCTCGCGGTGGCCAGTGGTCGTCGGCTGGACGACGCTCAGCCGTGGGTCGACGCATGGTTGCCGCAGGAGAGCGCGTCCGGACCGGTGCGGTTGCACGCGGTGCTGCCCCCGGTCGCGGGAGAGGGCACCTGCATCTCGCTGCGCGTGCTCCGCCCGGCGGCGCACGACCTCGATGCGCTGCGGACTTCCGGCTCCTTCGACGGACCGATCGCCACAGTGTTGCGCGAGATCGTGGCCACCAGGCTGGCGTTCCTGGTGGTCGGCGGCACCGCCAGCGGCAAGACGACGTTGCTGGCGGCGATGCTGGGCGAGGTAGCGGAGTCCGAGCGCATCGTGTGCGTCGAAGAAGCCGCCGAGCTCTATCCGCGGCACCCGCACGTCGTGCGGTTGCTCACCCGACCCGCGAACGTCGAGGGGGCCGGGGAGATCCAGGTGCGCGATCTGGTTCGGCAGGCGCTGCGGATGCGGCCGGATCGGCTCATCGTCGGTGAGGTGCGCGGCGGCGAGGTCCGCGAGTTGCTCGCCGCGTTGAACACCGGCCACGACGGGGGCGGCGGCACGCTACACGCCAACTCGCCGCAAGAGGTCCCGGCCCGGATGGAGGCGTTGGCCGCGCTCGGCGGACTATCGCGCGCTGCCCTGCACAGCCAGCTGGCCGCGGCCGTGCAGGTGGTGCTGCACGTTCGCCGCAGCGCCCTGCGGGGCAGGCATTTGGCGGGTATCGGCGTGCTGAACCGCAGCGGAGACCAGGTCCAGGTGCTGCCGGCCTGGCAGTCCGACGACGGGTGGGGGCCGGGCAGGGATGCATTGGCGGCGCTGCTGGCCTCGCGGGGAGGTGCATTGCCGTGCTGA
- the ssd gene encoding septum site-determining protein Ssd produces the protein MTTAPLLVAQDSTLAEEVSRLAAAAGGELEHTQMPAAPSWRTAPLVLLDAQAVGVADGLPRRRGVVVLCRDPTPDLWRAAFEIGAEHVLEMPADEAGLIELLADAADVPAQGGRVLAVLGGCGGAGASVLATAAAVVAARGGERSLLVDCDPLGGGVDLAVGAEATDGLRWSGLAVNAGRLAASALHEALPKRRIGSGAITVLSCDRDGPSTGLTPEAVRAVVGAGRRAGDTVVCDLPRSLPAAAAAGLRQADLAVVVVPAEVRACAAAARAVASIREHAAGPIRLVVRGPAPGGLRAADVARAVGEEVLTVMRPQPRLPAVLDRGGFTTTGPTRRGPVTRAAQEVLTALTHAESSTVVS, from the coding sequence ATGACTACCGCCCCGCTGCTGGTTGCGCAGGATTCCACGCTGGCCGAAGAGGTTTCCCGATTGGCCGCAGCGGCCGGCGGCGAACTGGAGCACACCCAGATGCCGGCCGCCCCGAGCTGGCGCACCGCGCCGTTGGTGCTGCTCGACGCCCAGGCGGTCGGTGTGGCCGACGGCCTGCCGCGAAGACGCGGCGTAGTCGTCCTGTGCCGGGACCCGACGCCCGATCTTTGGCGTGCCGCTTTCGAGATCGGCGCCGAGCACGTGCTCGAAATGCCCGCTGACGAGGCGGGCCTTATCGAGCTGCTGGCCGATGCGGCGGATGTCCCGGCGCAGGGTGGCCGGGTGCTGGCGGTGCTGGGCGGTTGTGGCGGTGCCGGGGCTTCGGTGCTGGCCACGGCAGCAGCCGTGGTAGCCGCGCGCGGCGGCGAGCGCTCGCTGCTGGTCGACTGCGACCCGCTCGGCGGCGGGGTGGATCTCGCGGTCGGCGCGGAAGCGACCGACGGGCTGCGCTGGTCTGGGTTGGCCGTCAACGCGGGCCGCCTCGCGGCCAGCGCGCTGCACGAGGCTCTGCCCAAGCGCCGGATCGGCTCCGGTGCGATCACCGTGCTCTCCTGCGACCGCGACGGGCCGTCGACCGGGCTGACTCCGGAGGCGGTGCGAGCGGTGGTCGGCGCCGGGCGCAGAGCCGGTGACACCGTGGTTTGCGACCTGCCGCGCAGCCTCCCGGCAGCAGCGGCAGCCGGACTGCGCCAAGCGGACCTGGCGGTGGTCGTGGTGCCCGCCGAGGTGCGGGCCTGCGCCGCGGCGGCTCGCGCGGTGGCGAGCATCCGGGAACACGCGGCAGGCCCGATCAGACTGGTGGTGCGGGGTCCGGCGCCAGGGGGACTGCGCGCGGCCGACGTGGCACGAGCGGTAGGCGAGGAGGTCCTGACGGTCATGCGGCCGCAGCCACGCCTGCCGGCCGTCCTGGACCGCGGCGGGTTCACCACGACTGGACCGACTCGTCGCGGCCCGGTGACCCGAGCCGCGCAGGAAGTCCTTACCGCGCTGACCCACGCCGAATCGTCCACTGTGGTGAGTTGA